The following are from one region of the Candidatus Binatus sp. genome:
- a CDS encoding DUF2924 domain-containing protein: REVSIETIMKRRAQVLDREAIGSEIASLSKLDIDELRERWKAMFGKAPSRDIGRSFLTRAIAYRLQEKAFGGLKPSTQRLLAEFASDGANGSALAAAPSRIVQPGAVLMREWRGISHQVSVLEKGFCFRGNGYRSLSEVAREITGTRWSGPLFFGLKRLQEETRDGTR, encoded by the coding sequence TCGCGAAGTATCGATAGAAACGATCATGAAGCGGCGGGCGCAGGTTCTGGACCGTGAGGCCATAGGGTCGGAAATTGCGAGCCTGTCGAAGCTGGATATTGATGAACTCCGTGAGCGCTGGAAAGCCATGTTCGGAAAGGCGCCGTCGCGCGATATCGGCCGGTCCTTCCTGACGCGCGCGATTGCATATCGCCTTCAGGAAAAAGCTTTCGGCGGACTCAAACCCTCGACGCAGCGCCTGCTCGCAGAGTTCGCCAGTGATGGCGCTAACGGGTCGGCTTTGGCTGCGGCACCGTCTCGCATCGTGCAGCCCGGCGCGGTGCTGATGCGTGAATGGCGCGGTATCAGCCATCAGGTAAGCGTTCTCGAAAAGGGATTTTGTTTCCGGGGCAACGGTTACCGTTCGCTCTCGGAAGTCGCGCGCGAGATTACGGGGACTCGATGGTCGGGGCCGTTGTTCTTCGGCCTCAAGCGATTACAAGAAGAGACCCGCGATGGAACACGCTAA